The nucleotide sequence ACGTGTCCCCCGGCCGCTGGTACGGGCCGGCCAGCACCGAGGCGTGCGTCGAGACGTACAGCCCACCGGAGGTGAGCAGCACCAGCGCGGTGACACCCGCGGTGAGCAGTGCCGGAGCAGCCTGGCGGACCGCCGCGGGGCCGCCGGAGCGCTGCAGCGCGCGCCGCAGCAACCCGGCGACGGTGAGGACGCCGAGCACGGCCAGCGGGACGCCGGTGACCGGCACCATCGCGGCCAGCCGGAACGAGTCGTTGTACCAGGCGCCGGTCAGGCCGGCGGTGAGCGCGCCCTCCTGGGACGCGGCGAGCACGTACAGCGCGCCCGCCGCCGCGTGCGCCGGGACCAGCCAGGACGTCGCGAACCGGCGGAGCGACGCGACCGCCCCGACGAGTACCAGCGCCGCGAGCACCCAGAGCGCGGGCCGGACGTTCGTGGAGTGCAGCAGCACCTGGGCCACGGCCTCGGGGGCGGTGGTGAAGGCGGGCCAGTCGAAGCTGCGCACCCCGGCGAGCAGCGGCGAGGCCACCATCAGCCAGCCCACCAGCGCGATCCCGCCGCCGGTCACCACCAGCCCGGCCAGCGGCTGCCAGAACCGACGGGTGAACAACTGCCGGCGGGTCAGCGCCAGCAACGCCCACACCAGCGGGAACAGCGCGAGCACGGCCAGGCTGAACACCGCGTTCGGATGCGCGAACCCGAGCGCCACGGTGCCCGCGACACCGAGCGCGACCGCGCCCCCGGGGCGCAGCGCCGGATCCCGGGCCAGGTCCAGCAGCGCCGTCACCGCGGCGAGCACCGCGGGCAGCAGCGCGACGCCGAGCAGGTTCGGCCACAGCACACCGAACGCCATCAGCGCCCACGGGAACGCGGTGAACCCGGTCGCGAGCACCGGCGCGGCGAACGCGGCACCCGCCGACCGGCCGACGACGTGCCGGGTGAGCAGCAGCGCCGACAGCGGGAACACCACCGCGGGCACCGCCCACGCGGTCAGGTTCGCGGCGACCGGGACACCCGAGCCGGAGCTCATCGCCACCAGCGCGACCAGTCCGTGCCAGGCGGCCGGGTAGAACGCCTCCGACCGGGTCGGGCTGGTCAGCGTGCCCAGGGTCAGCGACGACGCGTCCCCGGTCCCCAGTACGTGCGCGATCGCCGAGTAGTGGAAGACGGCGTCGTAGGTCGACGACAGCTGATCCACCGGGCCGAACCCGAGTACCACCGTCAGCCAGGAGATCGCGGCCGCGACCGCGGTGCCGAGCAGCGCGGCGGTGCCGGCGTACCTGCCGTCCGGTCCCTCGCGTTGCGCGGAGGTGCGCCATACCTGCGGCATCGCGGTGGTCACCTGTTCGGGGGCGCGGGCGAACCGGCCGCGCGGAGTCCGCAACCGCACCAGCGCGGCCCGCGCCCGGCGGGCGGGCTCCCAGGTGCGCAGCGCCGGACCCCAGCCGCGGTGCAGCGCGCTCCCGGCCGGGCGCCGGGCGAGGAACCCGTGGAAGACGACCACCGCCGCAGCCACCAGCAGCGCGGCGCCGATCGGGACCCACGGCCCCCAGCTGATCCCGAGGATCGTGCCGAGCACCGCGGACGTCGAGATCAGCGACACCGAGACGACCGGGGCCGCGCCCCACGCGGTGATCCCGCGCAACCCGGACAGCCGGGTCACCAGCAGGCCCGGCACCACCACCCAGAACACCACGGCGAGCGCGGCGGGCAGTGCGGACAGCCAGGTGGGTGCGGCCATCAGGGGTCGCTGCTCCTCTCCCCGCGGCCGGTCCCGGCGCAGCCGCCGGTGTGCAGACCGCTACCGGTCGGTACGGCGGCGACGGAACCCTACCGGCGGCCGCCGCGGGGTGCTCTGGGAACACCCATCGAGATGATCATGATCCGACGACGCGCCCCGCGTCGCAGGCGGTGATCCGCCAGAGCGCGTTGTCGCCCTCCTCGGCGAGCAGCTCGAAGCCGTCGGCGTCCTGCAGGTCGTCGAGTCCCGGCCAGTTCGACGCCAGCGGATCCGGCTCCCAGAACGTCGGCGGCGCGGTGATCACGTATCCGACGCCGGTCTCGGCGACCGCGGCGCACACCGCCGGATCGGTCGAGGCGTCCCGCAGCCGGTCGGCGATCAGCAGCTGGTCCTCCGACCACACCCCGGTGAGGTGCGGGAACAGCACCTTCCGGTCGGTCAGCGGCCACAGCATCGCGGTGCCGGCCCACGGGTTCTGCACGACGACCGCGTCCGGCGGCAGCAGCTCGCCTGCGTACCGGAGGAACTGCGCCTGCTCCGGGCCGACCAGCACCTGCTCCGGGGTCTGGTAGATCCCGGCGAGCTGGTCGATGTGTGCGCGCTGGTAGAGCCCACCCGAGGTCACGACGACGGCGAGCACCCCGACCGCCACCAGCACCGCGGCCCGTGGCTGCGGCAGGGTCTGCACCGAGGGGGCGGCCCGGGTGAGGGCGTCCCGCGCGACGCAGGCGACCCGGCGGGCCAGCGAACACAGCGCGACCAGGCCGAGTGCGGCCAGCGGCGCCGCGGTCACCGGGACCAGCGCGGCGATCCGGGGCGCGTCGTTGTACCAGACCCCGGTCCACACCGAGGACCACGTGCTCGCCCCGATGATGTAGAGCGTGCACACCAGCACGTGCGATGGCACCAGCCAGGCCGTCCGGGACCGGCGCAGCGCGACGATCGACCCGACGACGGTGAGCAGCGCGATCGACCAGGCCGGATCGTTGCCGTCCGGGCTGTGCAGCAGCGCGTTCCGCGCGGCGCCGAGCAGTCCGACCTGCGGCTCCCAGTAGTAGCCGCGGATGCCGTCGAGGATCGGCGAGACGAACATGAACCAGGCCAGCCCGGCGCCCACCGCGGCGACCACGGGCACCGTGGCCAGCGTCCGCAGGTTCGCCCGCAGGCCGGACCGGAAGCTGCGCCGGATCGCGCCGGCCAGCCCCCACAGCACCGGCGGCACGGCCACCACGACCAGCCCGAACAGCGCGTTGGGATGGGCGAACCCGAGCGCGGGAACGGCTGCCGCGACCGGGAGCCAGCGGGCGACCCGGCCCGGTGGGTACGGGCCACGCCGCGCCGGGCTGGCCGGATCGGGCCCCAGCCCGGGGCGGGCCGCGATGGCCACGGTCGCCAGTGCCGCCGGGATCAGCGCGACGCCCAGCAGGTTCGGCCACAGCGCGCCGTAGGTGACCAGCGTCCAGGGGAACGCGATGAAGCCCAGCGCCAGCACCGGCGCGGCGAGCGCGGCACCGGCGGACCGGCCGACCAGGGTGCGGACCAGCAGCAGTACCGACAGCGGCCAGATCAGCAGCGTGGTCACCAGTGCGACCACGTTCGACGCGACGACGATCTCGCCCGGCCCCGGCGTCAGCGGCACCACCAGCGAGACGACGTCGTGCCACGCCGACGGGTAGAAGCCGGGGGAGTTCACCAGCCCTCCGACGGTCAGCGAGGACGCGTCGGAGGTGTTCAGGATCCGGGCGACGGCGTTGTAGTGGAAGTTCGAGTCGAACGTCTGGGACAGCGCGTCCGGCCGGTCCATCCCGCTGATCGCGGCCCGGAAGCCCAGCACCCAGGCGATCAGCATCCCGCCGAACGCGGCGAGCCCGGTCCAGCGCCGGTCCGGCCCGCCGGTGCGCAGGGTCGCCCAGGCGGCGACGGCCCGCTCCCGGACGCGTGCGGGTGCCGGCAGCAGCGGCCGGCGGGTCACCAGCCGCCGGGTCCCGACGACCAGCAGCGCGGCGAGCACCGCGGCCGCGATCGGCACCGCGCCGCTCCACGGGATGCCCAGCAGGCTCCCGGCGACCGCCGAGCCGGCGATCAGCCCGACCGACAGCAGCGGCGCCGCACCCCACGCGGCGATGCCGCGCAGCCCGGCGGCCACACCGACACCGAGCCCGGGCAGCGTCACCCAGGCCGCGGCGAGCAGAACCAGGGGAATGGCGGACAACCAGCTCACCGCAGGCCGACTCCTCCCCGTTCTCCGACGCCACGAGGGGCCGATACTCAGCGGGGATGCCGGTTACGTCCGCTTCCGCGGCCCGCCTGAGAGGGTACCGAAGCCGCTCGGTGCCCTCGATCACGGCTGCCCTACCCTCGTGGCTCGTGAGTCTCGCCAGCAACGACCTCGCCGGCTACGACCCGGCCGCTTACGACCTGATCGTCGTCGGGTCCGGGTTCTTCGGCCTGACCGTGGCCGAGCGGGTGGCCGAGGGCCTC is from Pseudonocardia autotrophica and encodes:
- a CDS encoding DUF6541 family protein, which codes for MAAPTWLSALPAALAVVFWVVVPGLLVTRLSGLRGITAWGAAPVVSVSLISTSAVLGTILGISWGPWVPIGAALLVAAAVVVFHGFLARRPAGSALHRGWGPALRTWEPARRARAALVRLRTPRGRFARAPEQVTTAMPQVWRTSAQREGPDGRYAGTAALLGTAVAAAISWLTVVLGFGPVDQLSSTYDAVFHYSAIAHVLGTGDASSLTLGTLTSPTRSEAFYPAAWHGLVALVAMSSGSGVPVAANLTAWAVPAVVFPLSALLLTRHVVGRSAGAAFAAPVLATGFTAFPWALMAFGVLWPNLLGVALLPAVLAAVTALLDLARDPALRPGGAVALGVAGTVALGFAHPNAVFSLAVLALFPLVWALLALTRRQLFTRRFWQPLAGLVVTGGGIALVGWLMVASPLLAGVRSFDWPAFTTAPEAVAQVLLHSTNVRPALWVLAALVLVGAVASLRRFATSWLVPAHAAAGALYVLAASQEGALTAGLTGAWYNDSFRLAAMVPVTGVPLAVLGVLTVAGLLRRALQRSGGPAAVRQAAPALLTAGVTALVLLTSGGLYVSTHASVLAGPYQRPGDTLLEPGQREFLERVGTIVPEGAVVAADPYTGNSLLYPLTGREVLFPHLIGSWSPDQTVLATRLRDAASDPEVCAAAAATRVEWLLSGPITFWPWHGGARWYPGLHDIEPVEGFEFVAADGETTLWRLTACDDPQGVAEPQG
- a CDS encoding DUF6541 family protein — protein: MSWLSAIPLVLLAAAWVTLPGLGVGVAAGLRGIAAWGAAPLLSVGLIAGSAVAGSLLGIPWSGAVPIAAAVLAALLVVGTRRLVTRRPLLPAPARVRERAVAAWATLRTGGPDRRWTGLAAFGGMLIAWVLGFRAAISGMDRPDALSQTFDSNFHYNAVARILNTSDASSLTVGGLVNSPGFYPSAWHDVVSLVVPLTPGPGEIVVASNVVALVTTLLIWPLSVLLLVRTLVGRSAGAALAAPVLALGFIAFPWTLVTYGALWPNLLGVALIPAALATVAIAARPGLGPDPASPARRGPYPPGRVARWLPVAAAVPALGFAHPNALFGLVVVAVPPVLWGLAGAIRRSFRSGLRANLRTLATVPVVAAVGAGLAWFMFVSPILDGIRGYYWEPQVGLLGAARNALLHSPDGNDPAWSIALLTVVGSIVALRRSRTAWLVPSHVLVCTLYIIGASTWSSVWTGVWYNDAPRIAALVPVTAAPLAALGLVALCSLARRVACVARDALTRAAPSVQTLPQPRAAVLVAVGVLAVVVTSGGLYQRAHIDQLAGIYQTPEQVLVGPEQAQFLRYAGELLPPDAVVVQNPWAGTAMLWPLTDRKVLFPHLTGVWSEDQLLIADRLRDASTDPAVCAAVAETGVGYVITAPPTFWEPDPLASNWPGLDDLQDADGFELLAEEGDNALWRITACDAGRVVGS